The window aacattaaaaaaaaaaatagccagccctccagccctccagccctctctgatcccgtggggccctcccagattccagagccctctggcctaaccctcggttgtagacggttttagggctattttcggccatcTGGCCCTttggacccttcggttagagatggcctaagaaACTCTCATGAATCACATTCGGTAAAAAATCAGTAGGATTTATGAGAAACTATCACGAACAACATTCAATTAATAGCCTGAAAATGCACTATCATGACAAAGGTACGATAACACAGACTGTATCATGAAATTGTACCAAATATAATAAAGGTTGTTGGTTGTTGGTTGTTGAACTTGGGTGTAATATGTGCATTAGTTCATTTTGGTTATAATTGGGTTAGATTGTGCTGATAAATTGGGTAGGGCATGGGCGAGCAAAGGATCAACCGAACTCAACCCAATAAATGACCGGGTTGAAGTTAGGTTGGGTTTGGGGCGGGTTATAACTAAGAAAAATACCTACTTGTTCGGGTTTGAATTTGGGTTGGACATGGGTGAGTTCGAGTTGGCTGAACCCAAATTGCACCACTACCATATATGAAAAATGGAGCACAAAAGAGAAATATGGAATTATGCTTGTGTTTATGGAAGAAATTAACACAcaatttagttttttattgctTAAGAAAAGTGGAAGAAAGTAATATACAAGTTTTTTATTGCTAGAGAAAAGtagaaaattaatatattaagtATAAGCTCCacgttttgttaaaaaaaaatgtataagcTCCACTTAATCAATTGTAATATAGATAACCATATGatgatcatttttcttttaaattaaaaaccttttttttttggttaaaaatttACACTCATGTAAGGTATAGAAGGATAAAAGATTTTGGGGCCCTCAGAAATTTGGGATCCTGTGTTACTGCACCTTTTGCACACCCCTAACGCCATCAGAAAATACATGCGCCAACGAATTAATAataccaacaggatcctctccggattcttTTGCTAAGGATCATGGAGATCCGTAAATCGTATCTatttatcgtacattgtgcaATTAATTTTTGTCAGGTATTgcttgtatttaattttaaatcaaaatatttaaaataatttttaactgtacgatgaacggatataaTTCACGGATATCTGAAATCCTCTCCAAGAATCCAGATTCTTAATAATATATAGTGCACTGCATGCCACAAGACACTATTCATATATCATACAAAAGAAACCCAGACTGCATacgataaaatataaaaaaacgcAAATGACAAATCAACTCGAACGAAAAATTCATCAGGCGGATGACTTGTTGAGCTCAACGACGATCACAGTTATTTTGTCTTTACTCCACCTCCTCTCGCCAAAGCCAACTGCGACAGCAAAGCCGCTGCATTCGTCGCCGCATTCGTTCTCCTCATCCCTTCCGACGACCTCATCTTCTTGTGCGCATCGAGGCACCTTCCCACCACCTGACATGTGCCCTCGTTCGAAACCACATCCCATAGCCCGTCGCTCTCAATCACGAGGAAGTCGCAGCACTCGGTCCTCTCGTTGATCGTCACCTCCGGCTCCGATATCACTTACGGCTTCAGGTAGTGGTAGCCGATCGACCGTGACGTAGAGAGAACTCCGAGGACGCGGCAGCCGTACCAGTTGATCACCTTCCCTCATGCCGCCTCCACTCTCTCGCGCTCGTCGGGTCGGTCCGGATTGTGGTCTCGTGACAAGGGAATCGCCACGCCGCCTCGGGTTGGTCCCTGCTATTTGGGTTTGCCGTTGCTTTCTGTGCATTTTATTGCCAGCCTCATCTGCTGCTTATGGACTGTACTGCCCGCTACTTCTGGATTGCACTGAACTACACACCGCTGCCTCTAGATTGCTGCCTATTTCCTGCCCTGGTCGCTACCAGCTGCTGTAACTGCTGCCTGTGGCTGTTTTCAGCATCTGCGTCCAGCTCTCAGCACTATTTCTGCCCGTTGCGATTGCTGTTGTGACTGTCGTCTCTGTGACTTCTCATTGCCTTGCCGCTAAGACAACAAATTGCCCTGCCGCTTAGCTGCAATGCCGCTGTGACTTCTCACTGCACTGCCCGCTGCTTGTTGTGAATTGTTTGCTAGTTTTTCGCGCATTACATTTTGTCTGCAGTAGTGCACTACTACTGCCCGATGTTGCCGCTGTTTGTTGCACATTGTTTGTTGTTTCACTACACATTGCTTGATGTTTTGTCGTGCACTGCCTCTTGTGCACTGCAGCTGCGACTGCTGCATACTGCGTACTGCCGTCCTACTACGTTCCTGCTGCTACGACTGCCCGCTGTTGTCAGTCGTCCGCTGTCCGTTGCCAGCTGCGACATCCGCTACCCTCTACGACATCCGTTATCCGTTTGTTGCTCGTTACTGCATCGTTGTTCCACATGAGATGGAGTTTTCGATTTGGTGCTCAAATTGGACGTTAGCTTCAATTACCTCGAGACAACCCCGGCAGGGAATGATTGTCCGCTGAAATTGTTTCCTGGGACTCGGTCATCTTCCTGTGGTCTTTGCCCTGACATGAAGAAGAAACATTAATCACCTCTTCCCCCTCACCGTCTCTTCTGGACGTAGACATCGCCCACCTCACCGTATATCCCGCGAGCTTTCTCTTGTTGCCTCAACAACCCACCTCGTCCAGCTCGATTCACCGTGTTGCCAAGGTAAGTCACTGTGTCTGTAGCTAGCTACTAGATATGTTTATGATATATGAATTTGGGAATTAGGGATGTTTATTCCATACTTAggacctccgtatttagacctcgtataaatactcggaaaactcaaatgtaattatgtaataaatgaaagggcaaatatgtaataagtgagaagtcCTTATTCtgtaaaaggactcctcactctcctcattggaGGAAGCCAATccttaggcctgagatcccaGAACCTCACCCTTACAATAGGGGACGCCAATTCTTAGGCCCTCTCATCCTCAGAagctctccctcacaatcctcttagAAAtataatatcagtgtggacgtaactcAAACCTTggagtgaaccacgatacatcttgtattatttactttcttgcagattcatggtcggatttacgttgttccaagacctccggttttgtgcatcaacaagggaTTAGGGATTTGGTTAATTTTAGAGGTAAAATTTGGATGAGTAAACTTTAAGATGAGATTCTCAATTATAGGGGATTTAATAAGTTGCAATTCTCTAAGTAACTTGTTTAAGTGGAATTTGGTGGAGTTGTTAATTGCTTCCTGCATAGGTGTAAGATTCCACATTGCCCAAATgggtgatccttatatgtatgttctcatctctacctagcacgaggctttttgggagctcactggtttcgagttccatcggaactcggaagttaagcgagtagcgcacgagagcactcccatgatgggtgacccaccaggaagttctcatgtgagttcacagaaacaaaaccatgagggcgtggtcgggacccaaaacggacaatattgtgctacggtggagtcgagccggggatgtggtgggggcctgggccgggatgtgacaatttggtatcagagcctaaccctgacCGTGGTGTGCTGACGAGGTCATTGGGccccttaaggggggtggattgtaagatcccacatcgtccaagggagtgatccttatatgtatattttcattcctagctagcacgaggcattttgagagttcactggtttcgggttccatcgaaacttgGAAGTTAAGTGAGTAGTGCACGATAGTACTCCCATGatgagtgacccactgggaagttctcgtatgatttcccagaaataaaatcgtgagggtgtggttgggctcaaagcggacaatatcgtgctatagtAGAGTCGAGCTGGGAATGTGATGGGGgcttgggccgggatgtgacaataggCATAGGCGATGTTTATGACATTCTTATCAGAATTTGTGTGCCTCATGGTGTTCGATAAAATGCTAGAAAGAAAATTGGTGTTTCATACAATGCACATCTTCGCATTTGCTTAATTACACATCTAAATCTTAGATGATTTACATTTGACAATTTGACAAAGCGGGTTGGTCTCTTTGGTCAAACATATACTGCAAGTAAAGTATTTCACAGCTCCACAATGGTTCTTTGGTCACAATTGGACTAAGCGGAGGgtgcttttcattttttttaaaacaaatttttcgtttaaaaaaattgaatcaaacCCAAACCGAATTGaaagaaaccaaaccaaataaaaaataaaaaacaacagaACTGAATAGTCatttcggttcagtttttgGTTTCGGCAAATCGTTGTTTGCAATGACAAAACTGGTGCCGATCTCGTGCTCATGTTACTTTGCACCTccatcaattaattaatttcttgcAAGTAAGTTCTCCACTACAGTGGTTGGGGGATGTTGTTTTGGCATCACAACGTGAGTTTGAACCCAAAACTTCATAATCTAACATatttatcatttgacaaaacaaattttttatttaattcttgcttttatttttgtaaaatatatttCTTGTTCCCCAAACGAACAGTTTTACACGCAACCgaaaaagaagtaaaaaaagagTAATAATTGGCCTCCAACTTCTTGACTAAATTATTGAAATACAATTTGCATCTCAGAAACACAACACACAAAAGGGCAAAgagggagaagaagagagagatggcgGTGGAATTGGTGGAGCTCTGCATACAAGCCGCCTCTGAAAGCAGAGACAACGTCGAGAAATGGCGGAGGCAGCGACGGAGTCTCGAGCGCTTGCCTCCTCAGCTCGCCGACTCTCTCCTTCGCCGCCTCATCTTCCGCCGCCTCCTCTTCCCTTCCTTACTCGAGTAAGTTTCCCACCttcttttctgtttgtttcccgagaaaCCCGTTTCCGAAATCTAACAAAACTGCTGCAAAATTACTTGATTTTAAAGAAATTCGATTTCTTGATGATGTGAATAAAATGGGTTGTGGGGATTTGGTGTAGATTATTCAAAAACACCGTGGAGGAGGTTGATCTGCGAGGGGAGAGCTCCGTTGACGCCGAATGGATTGCATACCTAGGGGCATTTCGGTACTTGCGATCTTTGAACGTTTCTGATTGCCGTAGACTCACTGCCTCTGCTCTTTGGCCTATTACTGGTACAATGCTATTTCTAtaaatttttctaaattttttgaCCGAAATTAAAAGAAAGATTGAATTTTTATCATGGGTTTTAACAAGTGCGTACAATTTTACTGGGTTTCTTTTTTAGGGATGGAGAGTTTGAGGGAGTTGGACATTTCGAGATGTCCCAAGGTTACTGATGCTGGGATTAGGCATCTTCTATCAATTACAACTTTGGAAAAGTTGTGCATTTCTGAAACAGGTGTGTCGGCGAATGGGGTTATGCTTCTCGCTTCGCTGAGAAACTTGTCTCTCCTGGACTTGGGTGGTTTGCCTGTTACTGATCAAGCACTGAGTTCTCTTCAGGTAATTCGGTTTTTGGATGCTTACGCACATGTTTTTGATCATTGATTGATAGAAGTTCTTGGTATTGACAATTTATGTCTTTTTCTTAAACTGTATGCTTTTCTTAGGTTGTCACTGAAGTAAAGACATGATTCGTTTTAGCTTGATCTTCAAATTTCTGTTGTATATTTCATGTGGTTTGACAGAATTTGGCCCCTGAGATCTTCGCAGCTGAACTTAATGTGTTCACCTTTGATGCACACTGTTATATCTGCTTGTTGCAGTTCATACATGATTCTTTTCTTTCATTCAATGTTTCGCCATTTCACTCTAAACTTCTGCTTTGTAATATTTTTTCTCAGGTACTTACTAAACTGCAGTACCTTGATCTTTGGGGGAGTAAAATATCTGACACAGGTGCTGCTCTTCTTCAAGCATTTCCCAAGATGAGTTTCCTCAATCTGGCTTGGACCAGTGTGACGAAGTTACCAAATTTGTCATCCCTCGAATGTCTAAACATGAGTAATTGTACAATTAATTCTCTACTTCAGGTGTCATTCACCAGCTTCAATTGTACAATTAGAGCTCCTTTGGCTAAGCTTATTGTTTCTGGAGCTACGTTTGGGGACGAGTTTGAAGCCTTCCATGATATTGAAAAAACTTTTTTGACCTTTTTGGATTTATCCAACTCCTCGCTTCAGAAATTCTACTTCTTATCTCATCTAAATGCTCTGGAACACTTGGATCTCAGCTCAAGTACAATAGGGGATGATTGGCTTGAACTAATTGCACGTATTGGAGTAAATTTGAAATATCTAAATCTTAGCCGCACCAGAGTCAGCTCTGCTGGCGTTGGAGTTGTCACTGGACATGTACCCAATCTTGAGTTCTTGTCAGTATCTCATACATCGGTTGATGATGTTGCCGTTTCATATATTAGCATGATGCCATCTGTGAAATTTATTGACTTGAGCAATACGAACATTAAAGGTATGGTATATAAATGCTAGAGCCGCCCTGGTTTTGTCCAGAACTATGCTGGAGAAATCACTGCATACGGTGAAGTGAACAATTTTCAGCTGCAGGAATTTGTGACATAATtatgtgtttttcttttctcaggTGTCATTCACCAGGTTGAACCCGAGTCAGCTCCAGTTCTCTCGCTGTCAGCACTTCAAAGTCTCCGACACTTAGAAAAGTTGAATTTGAAGGATACGAAAGTTACGGATGCAGCTCTTGACCCTTTAAAGAGCTTCCATGAGTTAACCGATTTAACACTGAAAAGTGCATCTCTTACAGACAACTCGCTTTACCACACATCGTCTATACCAAAGCTCACAAATCTTTGCGTTCATGATGGTGTTCTGACCAATTCCGGGCTCAATTCATACAAACCTCCATCGACCCTAAGAATGATGGACCTGAGTGGTTGTTGGCTCTTAACCGAGGATGCGATCTCATCCTTCTGTAAAGCTCATTCTCAGATTGAATTAAGGCATGAACTTGTTCATATCTCTCCGTCAAAGCAGATTGTTTCTAATAGGCCATCTTCTTCACGATCAAATAGAAAGGCTTCACAGGcaaagcagaagcagaagcaggaAAATGTACCAGTGTTGCCAGGTTTTCTAggtaaaatttatatataaacATTTTCTTCTGCAGCAGCGTTTATACAAATCATCTAATTGAATTCCTAAATTTTATGAACCAGATCAACGATTGAAGTATAGTAAAGAGGAGCTACTCGCGCTGCAGTACTCATCATTATCCCTGGAGCCGTTGGCACGATTGCATCCAGATTTTACAACGCATCGCCCTAGTAGCTGTCTGCCATGGTAATCTTGTGCTTTGTAATCATAGTTGAGATCCTTTTCCTGTTTCTTTTCCAAGGATGTCTACGAGTCGCTGGAGAAAATTGAATTAGTGTCGTTTATGTATGATATTGCTTCGATGTGGATCTGGACATAAAATTGTCTTATAATCGGAAGTGACATGCCGTTTTGTGGTTGTCAAATTTCAATGGAACAGGCAACACCATTGTCATTCCTTTGTTTCTATAGTAGGATTATATGGACAAGTTTTCTTCATGTCTAATTCTCATTTCAGTCCCCTTGATCATCATTTCATCGTAGGTCTTGTGTTGTGTCAGGAAATATTTGTTTCCCCTCATGTACACAGGTGAATACTCTTTACCTATTACTTGAGTTACAGATCAAATGCAAGTGTTGGATTGCCCTGGTGACCTTTTCTTTAACTCACTACATTCTAAATTCAAGCACCCCTCAATCTTAGTGTAAGTTAGTGTAGATTATCACTAGTTCTAAAAAAGTGGTGTTTTGGAGAAAGTCAACTAACCCTCAAACCAAAATCCATGAGAAAAGACAACTAATTAAGTTACAAAACTCTTGTAGATGACACTTTACCGTAGTGGCAAAAAGCAATCATGCATATACACTATGGTGCTGGTTTGACTTTCACCGACTCTCCTCCCCCTAACAACTAACTATTTAAACCACATACGCTATTGTttgccaaaagaaaaacaagttaCAAAACCCTTAACCATTAATGAAAGTTACAAAACCCTTAACTATTAATCAAAGTTACAAATCAATGAGAAAGACGAGTAATTCTCGGCCAAACATCCGTAATAAGTCCAGTCAAAGTttgtttaaatttgatttcaaaTGACACAAAAGTTGTTATAGCTAGCCTTTAATAACGCTACACCAGCAATGCTCGCTGGTTTTGACTAAACTTAAATCTTTAATTACACATATTAATGATATTGAACCATTCGAAGAAGGCTCGAGAAGAGCCCTCCATGCTAGCTTAGGTAACCCTGCATGCGGGTTAGCCTAAACACCTTGGCTAACCCGCATGCTGCTTTTCCGTAGTGGGCGGCTAGGTCATCAAAATCCCACACAAAATTGTACATGAAAAAAAATAGCAGAGTGCAACAGCAAAATTGGTCAGGAGAAGACTCAAAGTTTCTGTTTGGCTCATTTGGATGAACATGTATATGCATATTATCAGAAGTACATTCACATTCAGTAAGCATAACTTACCAGATAAGCATATGTACAATCACAAATATAAAAACAGAGAAACTAAAACAGAACTTGTCGAATTGAACGTCTTTAAGGTTTCTGGTTCCGCATGTGTATATCTTTCAGGCATCGGGCTTATTTTGCACTCTTGTACATGTTATCGATCAAATCCTATGCATCAAAAGAATTCTGAGTCAGCACTATCACCGGCACTAACATATAAGAAGTAATCGATCATAAATGAAACTCATACAAATTGATCGGGTGCAACTTTGAACATAAATAATTGCTCATAGAAATCCATGCACTAAAGTCTTAATCAGTGAAAAAAACATTGTTGTGCACTGTTTATTTGCTTGGATGATCCATGCAACGGCAACCATTAAAGCCTATCTCATCCCAACTTCATGTGTCATAAGGGATGGGCAGACACAAACCGTCTATCAACAGAGTCACAGAGCATATGTATTCTTAGGTTCCAATATCAGATACCATGTTTCATGATTTCAAATAACGCTAAGCCTATCTCATCCCAACTTCATGTGTCATAAGGGATGGGCAGACACAAACCGTCTATCAACAGAGTCACAGAGCATATGTATTCTTAGGTTCCAATATCAGATACCATGTTTCATGATTTCAAATAACGCTAAGGATGCTTTTTGAACTGTATCGATGCTGTGACAAATATACAAGAGTTTAAAAAATCAAGCGATAATATCAGATTACCATAGTGGTGCAAGGGCACGGCGTTGACATTTCACAAAATGTGCACTGTAAAAACAAGAATTTAGAAATTTCATAGAGAAAGTAACAGGATAAGAGCTACCTTGTAGTGTTTAAGCAACTGGGGTCTCTTTTTCTTGTATGTTGGAGTGATAAGGTCACGCTCCATGTCAAATGGTTCTGGGTCAAGGTGAACACCTTTTATAACCTCAAAACCTTTCAACTGCCAAAAAAACAACACGAGCATCACAAAGAGTTTCACAAAATTCttcaaaagccaaaattaaTTCTGTGACCACCAATGGCTACAAATTTAAGGTACTCCAATTAAGAAAGGCGAAACCTTTTTCTCTTTAGCAATCTTGTTGAGCTCTCCAAGTATGTGTTCTTTCACCTTTGCATTTCCACAAAGAGAATTGAAGTCACCAGATATACCATTTTGTTGAGCCCAACTTTCAATTGCTTGCTTGTTGGGATTAACTACCGCAACCAGGAAGGACTCAAAGCTGTTCCCATAAACCCATATCTAAAATtggcagaaaaaaaaattactaaccATCAGACTAGTACAAATTCATATCAAGCAGTAGAAACAAATCCCACTATAGTTAAAGCAGAATATTGCATTGAATGCACGTATTACTTAAATACACAAGTCACTATATCTAGATGAGCATTTTCTACTAAAAAGTTGCATGAAAACATACCAGCAGAAAGAAAATAGCAGACGGAATAGCATAATTTTGAAATGCAATTATGAAAGCAGAAAGGCATACCGCGTCAATATCAGAAACAAGTCCATAAATATTCTCCAAGTTTTCAACTGCAACATACTCTCCTTGCGAAAGCTTGAAAATATTCTTCTTTCGGTCAATGATTTTCAAGCTTCCATCTGGTTGCCACTCACCAACATCCCCTGATACAAAGATAATTATGGGCAAAAGTTAATGTCTGGAGTGTGTGATATGTGAGCCATAATAGACAAACGAAATACACCAGCATGAACAAACCTGTATGGAACCAGCCATCTATCAGGACCTCTTTGGTGAGGTCCTCGCGTTTGTAGTACCCTGAAAACAAAGTGTTACCCCTTACACATACTTCTCCACGCGGTGTGTCTGAAAGAGCATCGTATCCCATTTCGGGGACTGATTCTAGGCACACATCCACATTCGGAACTGGAGGTCCCACAGTGCCAAGCATTGAAAGTTCATTTGGCAGTGATACAAATGTCCCCGCACAAGTCTCTGTCAGACCTACAGTAGCATATATACAGAATACGTTATCAATGTACCGAGATGAACCAATAAAGTTGATGATAAAATGAAACTAGCTTATATTATCCCTTGAGTATAGCTCCCGAAGATAGCTTACCATATCCTTGTAAAACATGAGCGCACGCCACCACTCGTAAGAAAGCTTCTACATGAGTAGAAAGAGGAGCAGCTCCAGACAGTATAAGCCGCACCCTACCACCCAATCCTTGCTTTACCTGAAGTTGTCGGAACATAAATTAGGCTCAATCTAGGAAGGATAATAGGGTTACAATTGTTGTTCATAGAATATAGAGCATGTTCAAGTAGAAGGAAACACCTTACTAAACACAACTTTGTCAGCAATGGGAGACGCCTGTGCATGCCCATGGCCCTTTTGCATGTTATGATACTTGCTGCAGCACCAGATGAAACATCAGGCTCAAATAACAACCATCCTATTATCTACTTCCACTAAGAACACAAATATCTATATCTACTTCAAGCCTTAATATCAAGTAGGTCTAAATTCACCAAATTTGCAGTGAATCCACACAGGTGTACATGCACATCAAACAAATGGACAGGTTatttcaggaaaaaaaaaacagcaatccACATGCAGATACAAT is drawn from Malus domestica chromosome 14, GDT2T_hap1 and contains these coding sequences:
- the LOC103404394 gene encoding uncharacterized protein, which codes for MAVELVELCIQAASESRDNVEKWRRQRRSLERLPPQLADSLLRRLIFRRLLFPSLLELFKNTVEEVDLRGESSVDAEWIAYLGAFRYLRSLNVSDCRRLTASALWPITGMESLRELDISRCPKVTDAGIRHLLSITTLEKLCISETGVSANGVMLLASLRNLSLLDLGGLPVTDQALSSLQVLTKLQYLDLWGSKISDTGAALLQAFPKMSFLNLAWTSVTKLPNLSSLECLNMSNCTINSLLQVSFTSFNCTIRAPLAKLIVSGATFGDEFEAFHDIEKTFLTFLDLSNSSLQKFYFLSHLNALEHLDLSSSTIGDDWLELIARIGVNLKYLNLSRTRVSSAGVGVVTGHVPNLEFLSVSHTSVDDVAVSYISMMPSVKFIDLSNTNIKGVIHQVEPESAPVLSLSALQSLRHLEKLNLKDTKVTDAALDPLKSFHELTDLTLKSASLTDNSLYHTSSIPKLTNLCVHDGVLTNSGLNSYKPPSTLRMMDLSGCWLLTEDAISSFCKAHSQIELRHELVHISPSKQIVSNRPSSSRSNRKASQAKQKQKQENVPVLPGFLDQRLKYSKEELLALQYSSLSLEPLARLHPDFTTHRPSSCLPW